Proteins from a single region of Abyssalbus ytuae:
- a CDS encoding glycoside hydrolase family 31 protein, producing MKLHVLFFFLISGWSIAVFPQQNPVANPASTIVWGNARFTVLTPEMIRMEYSQSGKFEDKASLVFINRNLPVPKFTKREKGKEIILKTDKLLLKYTNDGNPFHAENLFVRIEGSKHKKILWTPGTKDTLNLKGTLRTLDHARGWDYEKHLEQGILSRSGWALVDDSKTNLFDGSVDWNWVTQRTDSTAIDWYLFAYGNDYKKALNDYTKVAGKIPLPPKFAFGYWWSRYWTYNDNEFRELIKDIKGFGIPIDVLVIDMDWHYTYGLNERDPMGELKGWTGYTWNKDLFPEPQKFMAWTNKQHLKTALNLHPASGISNMEKHYEEFAGVYGFDTSKKEYIPFNMSDKKWAKTYFDVILKPMEEWGVDFWWLDWQQYLEDKNFKNLSNTWWLNYTFFTNMEKKEQRPLLFHRWGGMGNHRYQVGFSGDTYSSWESLDFLPYFTSTASNVGYGYWSHDIGGHFSNNGPTDGELYLRWIQYGVFSPILRTHSSKISEIERRFWMFPQYFHDMRGAIKLRYTLAPYIYHTAFQAYKTGISVCRPMYYDYPEKEKAYTYKGQYMFGDDILVSPVTTPLSKLNWLASKKIWLPEGDWFEYHSGTLLQGNREVERFYSQEEIPFFIKAGSIIHMNPEVKNLQEKPAVQVISFIPGTSRAKTELYGDDEATNEYQKGSFSTRTVIRENTSDRTMKITINPATGYYNGMPQKQAFELKLLNSTLPQAVIINGKTVKANYLSRELTVSVEIPEMPVTEKIDIEMIFDTSFADQLKIFNGNKGFLKRVVQATEKLKFEVASKNMIGTLPDPVYEVGNITNRIFYYPEKTYTLMERLNTLKSSMAGVLLSIPTLPPESVRPVIEYLELNNLNDK from the coding sequence GTCTGGAAAATTTGAAGACAAAGCCTCCCTGGTATTTATAAACAGAAACCTCCCCGTACCAAAGTTTACAAAAAGGGAAAAAGGCAAAGAGATCATCCTCAAAACCGATAAGCTATTACTAAAATACACAAATGATGGCAACCCTTTTCATGCTGAGAACCTTTTCGTAAGGATTGAAGGTAGCAAGCATAAAAAAATACTTTGGACACCAGGAACCAAAGATACTTTGAATCTTAAAGGAACTTTAAGAACACTTGATCATGCACGGGGCTGGGACTATGAAAAACATCTTGAACAAGGTATACTATCCCGCAGCGGTTGGGCCTTGGTAGATGACAGTAAAACTAATTTATTTGATGGTTCGGTAGATTGGAACTGGGTAACACAACGAACAGATTCCACAGCTATCGACTGGTATCTTTTTGCCTATGGAAATGATTATAAAAAAGCATTAAATGATTACACTAAAGTAGCAGGAAAAATTCCGTTGCCTCCCAAGTTTGCATTTGGATATTGGTGGTCCCGTTACTGGACTTACAACGATAATGAATTTAGAGAATTGATAAAAGATATAAAAGGGTTTGGTATTCCTATAGATGTATTGGTAATTGATATGGATTGGCATTATACATACGGTCTTAACGAAAGAGACCCTATGGGCGAATTAAAAGGATGGACAGGATATACATGGAACAAAGATCTGTTTCCGGAACCGCAGAAGTTTATGGCATGGACTAATAAACAACATTTAAAGACTGCTTTGAATTTACATCCTGCATCGGGAATATCCAATATGGAAAAACACTATGAAGAATTTGCCGGAGTATATGGTTTTGATACTTCCAAAAAGGAATACATTCCTTTCAATATGTCCGATAAAAAATGGGCAAAAACTTATTTTGATGTAATCCTCAAACCTATGGAAGAATGGGGAGTAGATTTCTGGTGGCTAGATTGGCAACAATATCTCGAAGATAAAAACTTTAAAAACCTCAGTAATACATGGTGGCTTAATTATACTTTTTTTACAAATATGGAAAAAAAGGAACAGCGCCCGTTATTATTTCACAGGTGGGGAGGAATGGGAAATCACCGCTATCAGGTTGGTTTCTCAGGAGATACTTATTCCAGTTGGGAATCATTGGACTTTTTACCCTATTTTACTTCCACAGCATCTAACGTAGGATACGGATATTGGAGCCATGATATCGGAGGCCATTTTTCAAATAACGGTCCTACTGATGGAGAATTATATTTACGGTGGATACAATACGGAGTATTTAGTCCTATTTTGCGCACACACTCCTCTAAAATATCTGAGATAGAACGCCGGTTTTGGATGTTTCCTCAATATTTTCATGATATGAGAGGCGCCATTAAGCTTAGATATACTCTTGCCCCCTATATATATCATACTGCTTTTCAAGCCTATAAAACAGGAATATCTGTTTGCCGGCCAATGTACTACGATTATCCTGAGAAGGAAAAAGCTTATACTTATAAAGGCCAATATATGTTTGGTGACGATATATTAGTATCTCCGGTTACTACTCCCTTATCAAAGTTGAACTGGTTAGCTTCAAAAAAGATATGGCTTCCGGAAGGAGATTGGTTTGAATACCATTCTGGTACTTTACTACAAGGTAACAGGGAAGTAGAACGTTTTTATTCACAAGAAGAAATACCCTTTTTTATAAAAGCAGGATCTATTATTCATATGAATCCGGAGGTGAAAAACCTTCAGGAAAAACCAGCGGTTCAGGTAATTTCTTTTATTCCGGGTACTTCAAGGGCCAAAACAGAATTATATGGTGATGATGAAGCTACCAATGAGTATCAAAAAGGTAGTTTTTCAACCAGAACTGTTATACGTGAAAATACCAGTGATAGGACTATGAAAATAACTATTAACCCGGCTACAGGATATTATAACGGGATGCCCCAAAAACAAGCTTTTGAGTTAAAGTTATTAAATTCAACATTGCCACAAGCCGTAATTATTAACGGAAAAACTGTAAAAGCTAATTATTTGAGCAGGGAATTAACAGTATCTGTAGAAATTCCTGAAATGCCTGTTACGGAAAAAATAGATATAGAAATGATATTTGATACCTCTTTTGCCGATCAGTTAAAAATTTTTAATGGAAATAAGGGTTTCTTAAAAAGGGTGGTACAGGCAACAGAAAAACTAAAATTTGAAGTAGCATCTAAGAATATGATAGGTACCTTGCCTGATCCCGTTTACGAAGTGGGTAATATTACGAACCGGATTTTTTATTATCCTGAAAAAACATATACCCTAATGGAAAGACTTAATACACTTAAAAGTTCTATGGCTGGTGTATTACTTTCAATACCAACATTGCCACCGGAAAGTGTTCGGCCGGTTATCGAATATTTAGAATTAAATAACCTGAATGATAAATAA